The Oryza sativa Japonica Group chromosome 11, ASM3414082v1 DNA window tgatggaaaatatgatcCTGATGCGTACCTCTCTTGGGAGATTGCTGTTGACCAAAAATTTGCATGCCATGAGTTTCCTGAGAACACTAGAGTTAGAGCTGCTACGAGTGAGTTCACCGATTTTGCTTCGGTTTGGTGGATAGAACATGGcaagaaaaatcctaataacATGCCACAAACTTGGGATGCTTTGAAACGGGTCATGCGGgctagatttgttccttcttaCTATGCACGTGACTTGCTGAATAGATTGCAACAATTGAGACAGGGTGCGAAAAGTGTAGAGGAATATTATCAGGAGTTACAAATGGGCTTGCTTCGTTGTAATTTAGAGGAAACTGAGGACGCTGCCATGGCTAGATTTTTGGGTGGGTTAAACCGCGAGATTTATGACATCGTAGACTATAAAGATTACACTAATATGACCCGAttgtttcatcttgcttgtaaggCTGAAAGGGAAGTGCAAGGACGACGTGCTAGTGCCAAGGCTAATTTTTCTGCAGGTAAAACTTCATCATGGCAGACACGCACCACTCCTCCAGCCGGCCGTACTGCttctccatcttccacacccACAACCAGTCGAGCAGCACCTCCTCCATCTAGTGACAAGTCAGCGACAAAGGCCGCTCAGCCAGCACCGAGTGCTTCTTCAATGGCATCCACAGGCCGAATGAGAGATGTTCAGTGCCACCGTTGCAAGGGCTTTGGGCATGTGCAGCGTGACTGCCCTAGCAAGCGAGTTTTGGTAGTCAAAAACGATGGTGAGTACTCCTCTGCTAGTGATTTCGATGATGATACACTTGCTTTGCTTGCGGCTGACCATGCAGATAATGAGCCACCGGAAGAGCACATTGGGGCTGCATTTGCGGATCACTATGAGAGCCTCATTGTGCAGCGTGTCCTTAGCGCACAAATGGAGAAGGCGGAGCAAAATCAGCGACACACGTTGTTCCAAACAAAGTGTGTCGTCAAAGAGCGTTGTTGCCGCATGATCATTGATGGAGGTAGCTGCAACAACTTGGCTAGCAGCGAGATGGTGGGGAAGCTTGCACTTAGCACCAAACCGCACCCACATCCATACTACATCCAATGGTTGAACAACAGTGGTAAGGCGAAGGTAACAAAACTGGTGCACATTAATTTTGCAATTGGAAATTACCATGATGTTGTTGAATGTGATGTTGTGCCCATGCAAGCATGTAATATTCTGCTAGGTAGACCATGGCAATTTGATAGGGATTCTATGCATCATGGTAGGTCCAACCAGTACTCTTTTCTGTACCATGATAAGAAAATTGTGTTGCATCCCATGTCTCCTGAAGATATTTTGCGTGATGATGTTGCTAAGGCTGCCAAATCCAAATGTGAGAGTGATAAAAAAAGCCCAATCTGATGGCAAGAAACCTGAGACAATCAATTTGAAACCCAAATGCTTACTTGCTACTAAATCTGATATTACTGAGTTGATTGCATCACCTTCAGTTGCCTATGCTTTGGTATGCAAAGATGCTTTGATTTCACTTCACGATATGCAGCATTCTTtgccccctgctgttgctaacATTTTGCAGGAGTACTCTGATGTGTTTCCCAAGGAAGTGCCACCGGGGCTGCCACCGGTGCGCGGCATTGAGCATCAAATCGACTTGATCCCAGGTGCTTCCATACCGAACCGTGCGCCATACCGAACCAACCCTGAGGAAACCAAAGAGATTCAGCGTCAAGTTCATGAGTTGCTTGATAAAGGGTATGTACGCGAGTCTCTTAGTCCATGTGCGGTTCCGGTAATTTTGGTACCAAAGAAAGATGGTTCatggcgtatgtgtgttgattgtagagctattaataacattaccattcgatatcgtcatcctattcctaggttagatgatatgcttgatgaattgagtgGCTCTATTGTGTTCTCCAAAGTTGATTTGCGTAgtggttaccaccagattcGTATGAAGTTGGGTGATGAATGGAAACCAGCATTTAAAACGAAGTTTGGGTTGTATGAGTGGTTAGTGATGCCTTTTGGTTTAACTAATGCACCCAGCACTTTCATGAGGTTGATGAATGAGGTTTTGCGTCCTTTCATTGGAAAATTTATTGGCATAAATGCACCCACCTGATTACACTaatatattggcattaatggacaaaagttcgccgcgcgaatcaagaagtaagtttttgccacgaacgcacaaaatacattccaatatgtccaaaaatcatgttttggtgctttttgaactatttctttccggtcaaaaacatcgcacccgtgtggggcaatattggcattaatgagcaaaagttcgccgtgcgaatcaagaagtaagtttttgccacgaacgcacaaaatacattccaatatgtccaaaaatcatgttttggtgctttttgaaccttttctttccggtcaaaacatcgcaccaatgtggggcaatattggcattaatggacaaaagttcaccgcgcgaatcaagaagtaagtttttgcaacgatcgcacccaatacagtccattatgtccaaaaatcatgttttggtgctttttgaaccttttctttccggtcaaaaacatcacacccgtgtggtgcaatattggcattaatggacaaaagttcgccgcgcgaatcaagaagtaagtttttgccacgaacgcacaaaatacattccaatatgtccaaaaatcatgatttggtgctttttgagctttttcattccggtcaaaaacatcgcacccgtgtggggcaatattggcattaattgacaaaagttggcCGCGCGAACcaagaagtaagttttcgccacgaacgcacccagtacactccaatatgtcgaaaaatcttgttttggtgctttttgaaccttttctttccggtcaaaaacatcgcacccgtgtggggcaatattggcattaattgacaaaaattcgccgcgcgaatcaagaagtaagtttttgccacgaacgcacccagtacactccaatatgtccaaaaatcatgttttggtgctttttgaaccttttctttccggtcaaaagcatcgcacccgtgtgagccaatatatgccaatattggcattaatggacaaaagttcaccgcgcgaatcaagaagtaagtttttgccacgaacgcacccaatacactccaatatgtccaaaaatcatgttttggtgctttttgaaccttttctttccggtcaaaagcatcgcactcgtgtgagccaatatatgccaatattggcattaattgacagaagttcaccgcgcgaatcaagaagtaagtttttgccacgaacgcacccaatacagtccaatatgtccaaaaatcatgttttggtgctttttgaaccttttctttctggtcaaaaacatcgcacccgtgtgagccaatatatgccaatattgggattaattgacaaaagttcaccgcgcgaatccagaagtgtgtttttgccacgaacgcacccaatacactccaatatgtccaaaaatcatgttttggtgctttttgaaccttttctttccggtcaaaaacatcgcacccgtgtggggcaatattggcattaatggacaaaagttcgccgcgcgaatcaagaagtaagtttttgccacgaacgcacccaatacactccaatatgtccaaaaatcatgttttggtgctttttgaaccttttcattccggtcaaaaacatcgcacccgtgtgagccaatatatgccaacattggcattaatggacaaaagttcgccgcgcgaatcaagaagaagtttttgccacgaacgcacccaatacagtccaatatgtccaaaaatcatgttttggtgctttttgaaccttttctttccggtcaaaaacatcgcacccgtgtggggcaatattggcattaatggacaaaagttcgccgcgcgaatgaaaaagaaagtttttgccacgaacgcacaaaatacactccaatatgtccaaaaatcatgttttggtgctttttgagctttttcattccggtcaaaaacatcgcacccatgtggggcaatattggcattaatggataaaagtttgccgcgcgaatcaagaagtaagtttttgccacgaacgcacccagtacactccaatatgtccaaaaatcatgttttggtgctttttgaaccttttctttccggtcaaaagcatcgcacccgtgtgagccaatatatgccaatattggcattaatggacaaaagttcaccgcgcgaatcaagaagtaagtttttgccacgaacgcacccaatacactccaatatgtccaaaaatcatgttttggtgctttttgaaccttttctttccggtcaaaaacatcgcacccgtgtggggcaatattggcattaatggacaaaagttcgccgcgcgaatcaagaagtaagtttttgccacgaacgcacccaatacactccaatatgtccaaaaatcatgttttggtgctttttgaaccttttctttccggtcaaaaacatcgcacccgtgtggggcaatattggcattaatggacaaaagttcgccgcgcgaatgaaaaagtaagtttttgccacgaacgcacaaaatacactccaatatgtccaaaaatcatgttttggtgctttttaagctttttcattccggtcaaaaacatcgcacccgtgtggggcaatattggcattaatggataaaagtttgccgcgcgaatcaagaagtaagtttttgccacgaacgcacccagtacactccaatatgtccaaaaatcatgttttggtgctttttgaaccttttctttccggtcaaaagcatcgcacctgtgtgagccaatatatgccaatattggcattaatggacaaaagttcaccgcgcgaatcaagaagtaagtttttgccacgaacgcacccaatacactccaatatgtccaaaaatcatgttttggtgctttttgaaccttttctttccggtcaaaaacatcgcacccgtgtggggcaatattggcattaatggacaaaagttcgccgcgcgaatcaagaagtaagtttttgccacgaacgcacccaatacagtccaatatgtccaaaaatcatgttttggtgctttttgaaccttttctttccggtcaaaaacatcgcacccgtgtggggcaatattggcattaatggacaaaagttcgccgcgcgaatcaagaagtaagtttttgccacgaacgcacccaatacactccaatatgtccaaaaatcatgttttggtgctttttgaaccttttcattccggtcaaaaacatcgcacccgtgtgagccaatatatgccaacattggcattaatggacaaaagttcgccgcgcgaatcaagaagaagtttttgccacgaaagcacccaatacagtccaatatgtccaaaaatcatgttttggtgctttttgaaccttttctttccggtcaaaaacatcgcacccgtgtggggcaatattggcattaatggacaaaagttcgccgcgcgaatgaaaaagaaagtttttgccacgaacgcacaaaatacactccaatatgtccaaaaatcatgttttggtgctttttgagctttttcattccggtcaaaaacatcgcacccatgtggggcaatattggcattaatggataaaagtttgccgcgcgaatcaagaagtaagtttttgccacgaacgcacccagtacactccaatatgtccaaaaatcatgttttggtgctttttgaaccttttctttccggtcaaaagcatcgcacccgtgtgagccaatatatgccaatattggcattaatggacaaaagttcaccgcgcgaatcaagaagtaagtttttgccacgaacgcacccaatacactccaatatgtccaaaaatcatgttttggtgctttttgaaccttttctttccggtcaaaaacatcgcacccgtgtggggcaatattggcattaatggacaaaagttcgccgcgcgaatcaagaagtaagtttttgccacgaacgcacccaatacactccaatatgtccaaaaatcatgttttggtgctttttgaaccttttctttccggtcaaaaacatcgcacccgtgtggggcaatattggcattaatggacaaaagttcgccgcgcgaatgaaaaagtaagtttttgccacgaacgcacaaaatacactccaatatgtccaaaaatcatgttttggtgctttttaagctttttcattccggtcaaaaacatcgcacccgtgtggggcaatattggcattaatggataaaagtttgccgcgcgaatcaagaagtaagtttttgccacgaacgcacccagtacactccaatatgtccaaaaatcatgttttggtgctttttgaaccttttctttccggtcaaaagcatcgcacctgtgtgagccaatatatgccaatattggcattaatggacaaaagttcaccgcgcgaatcaagaagtaagtttttgccacgaacgcacccaatacactccaatatgtccaaaaatcatgttttggtgctttttgaaccttttctttccggtcaaaagcatcgcactcgtgtgagccaatatatgccaatattggcattaattgacagaagttcaccgcgcgaatcaagaagtaagttttttccacgaacgcacccaatacactccaatatgtccaaaaatcatgttttggtgctttttgaaccttttctttctggtcaaaaacatcgcacccgtgtgagccaatatatgccaatattggcattaattgacaaaagatcaccgcacgaatccagaagtgtgtttttgccacgaacgcacccaatacactccaatatgtccaaaaatcatgttttggtgctttttgaaccttttctttccggtcaaaaacatcgcacccgtgtggggcaatattggcattaatggacaaaagttcgccgcgcgaatcaagaagtaagtttttgccacgaacgcacccaatacactccaatatgtccaaaaatcatgttttggtgctttttgaaccttttcattccggtcaaaaacatcgcacccgtgtgagccaatatatgccaacattggcattaatggacaaaagttcgccgcgcgaatcaagaagtaagtttttgccacgaacgcacccaatacagtccaatatgtccaaaaatcatgttttggtgctttttgaaccttttctttccggtcaaaaacatcgcacccgtgtggggcaatattggcattaatggacaaaagttcgccgcgcgaatcaagaagtaagtttttgccacgaacgcacccaatacactccaatatgtcccaaaatcatgttttggtgctttttgaaccttttctttccggtcaaaagaatcgcacccgtgtgagccaatatatgccaatgttggcattaattgacaaaagttcgccgcgcgaatcaagaagtaagtttttgccacgaacgcacccaatacactccaatatgtccaaaaatcatgttttggtgctttttgaaccttttctttctggtcaaaagcatcgcacccgtgtgagccaatatatgccaatattggcattaattgacaaaagttcgccgtgcgaatcaagaagtatgtttttgccacaaacgcaccaaatacactccaatatgtccaaaaatcatgttttggtgctttttgaactttttcattccggtcaaaaacatcgcacccgtgtggggcaatattggcattaatggacaaaagttcgccgcgcgaatcaagaagtgtgtttttgccacgaacgcacgcaatacactccaatatgtccaaaaatcatgttttggtgctttttgagctttttcattccggtcaaaaacatcgcacccgtgtgggccaatatatgccaatattggcattaattgacaaaacttcgccgcgcgaatcaagaagtgtgtttttgccacgaacgcacaaaatacactccaatatgtccaaaaatcatgttttggtgctttttgagctgtttcattccggtcaaaaacatcgcacccgtgtgggccaatatatgccaatattggcattaattgacaaaacttcgccgcgcgaatcaagaagtgtgtttttgccacgaacgcacgcaatacactccaatatctccaaaaatcatgttttggtgctttttgaactttttcattccggtcaaaaacatcgcacccgtgtggggcaatattggcattaattgacaaaagttcgccgcgcgaatcaagaagtaagtttttgccacgaacgcacccaatacagtccaatatgtccaaaaatcatgttttggtgctttttgaaccttttctttctggtcaaaaacatcgcacccgtgtgagccaatatatgccaatattggcattaattgacaaaagatcaccgcgcgaatccagaagtgtgtttttgccacgaacgcacccaatacactccaatatgtccaaaaatcatgttttggtgctttttgaaccttttctttctggtcaaaaacatcgcacccgtgtgagccaatatatgccaatattggcattaattgacaaaagatcaccgcgcgaatccagaagtgtgtttttgccacgaacgcacccaatacactccaatatgtccaaaaatcatgttttggtgctttttgaaccttttctttccggtcaaaaacatcgcacccgtgtggggcaatattggcattaatggacaaaagttcgccgcgcgaatcaagaagtaagtttttgccacgaacgcacctaatacactccaatatgtccaaaaatcatgttttggtgctttttgaactttttctttccggtcaaaaacatcgcacccgtgtggggcaatattggcattaatggacaaaagttcgccgcgcgaatgaaaaagtaagtttttgccacgaacgcacaaaatacactccaatatgtccaaaaatcatgttttggtgctttttgagctttttcattccggtcaaaaacatcgcacccgtgtggggcaatattggcattaatggacaaaagtttgccgcgcgaatcaagaagtaagtttttgccacgaacgcacccagtacactccaatatgtccaaaaatcatgttttcgtgctttttgaaccttttctttccggtcaaaagcatcgcacccgtgtgagccaatatatgccaatattggcattaatggacaaaagttcaccgcgcgaatcaagaagtaagtttttgccacgaacgcacccaatacactccaatttgtccaaaaatcatgttttggtgctttttgaaccttttctttccggtcaaaagcatcgcactcgtgtgagccaatatatgccaatattggtattaattgacagaagttcaccgcgcgaatcaagaagtaagtttttgccacgaacgcacccaacacagtccaatatgtccaaaaatcatgttttggtgctttttgaaccttttctttctggtcaaaaacatcgcacccgtgtgagccaatatatgccaatattggcattaattgacaaaagttcaccgcgcgaatccagaagtgtgtttttgccacgaacgcacccaatacactccaatatgaccaaaaatcatgttttggtgctttttgaaccttttctttccggtcaaaaacatcgcacccgtgtggggcaatattggcattaatggacaaaagttcgccgcgcgaatcaagaagtaagtttttgccacgaacgcacccaatacactccaatatgtccaaaaatcatgttttggtgctttttgaaccttttcattccggtcaaaaacatcgcacccgtgtgagccaatatatgccaacattggcattaatggacaaaagttcgc harbors:
- the LOC136354164 gene encoding uncharacterized protein; the protein is MASTGRMRDVQCHRCKGFGHVQRDCPSKRVLVVKNDGEYSSASDFDDDTLALLAADHADNEPPEEHIGAAFADHYESLIVQRVLSAQMEKAEQNQRHTLFQTKCVVKERCCRMIIDGGSCNNLASSEMVGKLALSTKPHPHPYYIQWLNNSGKAKVTKLVHINFAIGNYHDVVECDVVPMQACNILLGRPWQFDRDSMHHGRSNQYSFLYHDKKIVLHPMSPEDILRDDVAKAAKSKFAYALVCKDALISLHDMQHSLPPAVANILQEYSDVFPKEVPPGLPPVRGIEHQIDLIPGASIPNRAPYRTNPEETKEIQRQVHELLDKGLDDMLDELSGSIVFSKVDLRSGYHQIRMKLGDEWKPAFKTKFGLYEWLVMPFGLTNAPSTFMRLMNEVLRPFIGKFIGINAPT